One stretch of Pseudomonas fragi DNA includes these proteins:
- a CDS encoding DUF1127 domain-containing protein, with protein MERTLSSELFSESNTVNTQASMPLRVLANLVLWQRRISSRHQLARLDSRLLADAGISEAQRYEELSKPFWR; from the coding sequence ATGGAACGTACACTCAGTTCCGAACTGTTCAGCGAAAGCAACACTGTAAACACCCAGGCTTCCATGCCTTTGCGCGTACTGGCCAACCTGGTGTTGTGGCAGCGCCGCATCTCCAGCCGCCATCAACTGGCTCGCCTGGACTCGCGTCTTCTGGCTGATGCCGGGATTAGCGAAGCACAGCGTTACGAAGAGCTGAGCAAGCCGTTCTGGCGCTGA
- a CDS encoding DUF2388 domain-containing protein — translation MSTLRLLSAAALLAVAASANATSFIATTDGIVGTLKATTDLTSDATGSFRDNKIVRAARDDAASFVASEGAIRGVKLESAFEAIRQQAPQLQATDAQLAQAILTI, via the coding sequence ATGTCCACACTTCGCCTACTTAGTGCAGCGGCTTTGCTGGCCGTTGCTGCCAGCGCCAACGCCACAAGCTTCATCGCGACCACCGATGGCATCGTGGGCACCCTCAAGGCCACCACAGACCTGACATCGGATGCCACCGGTTCGTTTCGCGATAACAAGATCGTGCGTGCGGCCCGCGACGACGCAGCCAGCTTCGTGGCCAGCGAAGGCGCCATCCGTGGCGTGAAACTGGAAAGTGCCTTCGAGGCCATCCGCCAGCAAGCGCCACAGCTGCAGGCAACTGATGCACAACTGGCTCAGGCCATCCTGACGATCTGA
- a CDS encoding DUF2388 domain-containing protein, which translates to MRFSLLALLALCWTQSANAFDLTTQNVVLSGYVTSKVTSAPFDHKLIRAARDDAAVFIASDGQTRGVQLESALGYLRQHSPKLNASDLELAQSILVQ; encoded by the coding sequence ATGCGTTTTTCCTTATTAGCCCTGCTTGCACTCTGCTGGACTCAATCAGCCAACGCCTTCGACCTGACCACCCAAAATGTGGTGCTCAGTGGTTACGTCACCAGTAAAGTGACGTCTGCGCCGTTCGATCACAAACTCATACGTGCCGCCCGGGATGATGCCGCCGTCTTTATCGCCAGTGATGGCCAGACGAGAGGCGTACAGCTGGAGTCTGCCCTGGGTTATTTGCGCCAACACTCGCCAAAATTGAATGCCAGCGACCTTGAACTGGCGCAGTCAATTCTCGTCCAATAA
- a CDS encoding acetyl-CoA hydrolase/transferase family protein, whose product MYRERIRLNSLHDKVMSAEEAAALIQDGMTVGMSGFTRAGEAKAVPQALAERAKKSPLKITLMTGASLGNDLDKQLTEAGVLARRMPFQVDSTLRKAINAGEVMFIDQHLSETVEQLRNNQLKLPDIAVIEAVAITEQGHIVPTTSVGNSASFAIFAKQVIVEINLAHNPNLEGLHDIYIPTYRPTRTPIPLVKVDDRIGSTAIPIPAEKIVAIVITNKPDSPSTVSEPDSETDGIAFHLINFLKAEVEAGRMTNKLGPLQAGIGNIANAVMCGLIDSPFEDLTMYSEVLQDSTFDLIDAGKMSFASGSSITLSERRNSDVFGNLERYKDKLVLRPQEISNHPEVVRRLGIIGINTALEFDIYGNVNSTHVCGTRMMNGIGGSGDFARNAHLAIFVTKSIAKAGAISSVVPMVSHVDHTEHDVDILVTEQGLADLRGLAPRERARVIIDNCVHPDFRDALNDYYARACAIGGHTPHILREALSWHINLEETGKMLP is encoded by the coding sequence ATGTACCGTGAACGTATTCGCCTGAACTCCCTGCACGATAAGGTCATGAGCGCCGAAGAAGCCGCCGCCCTTATCCAAGACGGCATGACCGTCGGCATGAGCGGTTTTACCCGTGCCGGTGAAGCCAAAGCCGTGCCCCAGGCCCTGGCCGAGCGGGCCAAGAAGTCGCCGCTGAAAATCACCCTGATGACCGGCGCCAGCCTGGGCAACGATCTGGACAAGCAACTGACCGAAGCCGGCGTACTGGCTCGTCGCATGCCGTTCCAGGTAGACAGCACCCTGCGCAAGGCGATCAACGCCGGCGAAGTGATGTTTATCGACCAGCATTTGTCCGAAACCGTTGAGCAACTGCGCAACAACCAGCTCAAGCTGCCGGACATTGCAGTTATTGAAGCAGTGGCCATTACCGAGCAAGGTCATATCGTTCCGACGACCTCCGTGGGCAACTCCGCCAGCTTCGCGATTTTCGCCAAGCAAGTGATCGTCGAGATCAACCTGGCGCACAACCCGAACCTGGAAGGTCTGCACGACATCTATATCCCGACCTACCGTCCGACGCGTACGCCGATCCCGCTGGTGAAAGTCGATGACCGTATCGGCAGCACCGCGATCCCGATTCCGGCGGAAAAAATCGTCGCCATCGTGATCACCAACAAGCCGGACTCGCCGTCCACCGTGTCCGAGCCAGACAGCGAAACCGACGGTATCGCCTTCCACCTGATCAACTTCCTTAAAGCCGAAGTTGAAGCAGGCCGCATGACCAACAAGCTCGGCCCGCTGCAAGCCGGTATCGGCAACATCGCCAACGCGGTGATGTGCGGCCTGATCGACTCGCCGTTCGAAGACCTGACCATGTACTCCGAAGTACTGCAGGATTCGACCTTCGACCTGATCGACGCAGGCAAGATGAGCTTCGCGTCGGGCAGCTCCATCACGTTGTCGGAACGTCGCAATTCGGACGTGTTCGGCAACCTGGAGCGCTACAAGGACAAACTGGTGCTGCGCCCGCAAGAGATCTCCAACCACCCTGAAGTGGTTCGTCGCCTGGGCATCATCGGGATCAATACCGCCCTGGAATTCGACATCTACGGCAACGTCAACTCCACCCACGTGTGCGGCACGCGGATGATGAACGGTATCGGCGGTTCGGGCGACTTCGCCCGCAACGCACACTTGGCGATTTTTGTGACCAAGTCGATTGCCAAGGCGGGCGCGATTTCCAGCGTAGTGCCAATGGTCAGCCACGTTGACCACACCGAGCACGACGTCGACATCCTGGTGACCGAGCAAGGCCTGGCCGACCTGCGCGGCCTGGCCCCGCGTGAGCGTGCACGCGTGATCATCGACAACTGTGTACACCCGGACTTCCGTGACGCCCTCAATGACTATTACGCCAGGGCCTGTGCGATTGGCGGCCACACGCCGCACATCCTGCGCGAAGCGTTGAGCTGGCATATCAACCTGGAAGAAACCGGGAAAATGCTGCCGTAA
- a CDS encoding DUF4105 domain-containing protein, translated as MKPLTRWLATCGLLLLASSAQAALHLQLKTEGLSPAEQQASQALLDEAMQSLPPRFIEQLDRQILVGWTDDMPANAYGQASLTSELDLNRKLLAALTDGSAATQQTHRPHGTVRREMLATVLHELTHIYDRARLWPAAERTLIRRCARQSSNAGLIGLPDQCRGQTERRFTLSDDPRLLDLAGWQQYVGRRGEREQDNHQIVRSPDLYEVSSPKEFVAVNMEYFLLDPAYACRRPALYRYYQQHFGWAPAAKDECPKGFAFLNAGNDFAKQPLGTVDPERVYAVDYLLAEANQEWASRWGHSMLRLVICAPGRPRGPDCRLDLQEHLVLSYRAFVNDVQLSSWDGLTGAYPSRLFVLPLAQVIDEYTKTELRSLASVPLKLSRAEIEEVVEHAAEMHWSYDGNYYFISNNCAVETLKLLRSGSDNARLKGLDSIMPNGLLDVLKARGLADTSVLDDPKEALRLGYRFDSYRDRYQAMFDVLKTRLPIKQTTVEDWLALDAVQRRPWIEQADLRASAALLLLEQASFRRQLLLAQDEVKQKYLGARALKDGGMDKANKTLQEILASSGFLSRPAELLGSGGYGLPQAKEWEMLESESSQRQQQLLRLTTDLDKEVRSLLEPARAAEIAATEANVKQIGERLRAIHKASGGLQLP; from the coding sequence GTGAAGCCACTCACGCGCTGGCTTGCCACCTGTGGCCTGCTGCTACTCGCCAGCAGCGCCCAGGCTGCGCTGCATCTGCAACTCAAGACCGAGGGCCTGAGCCCGGCTGAACAACAGGCCAGCCAAGCCCTGCTTGATGAAGCAATGCAGAGCCTGCCACCGCGTTTTATTGAACAACTGGACCGGCAGATTCTGGTGGGCTGGACCGATGACATGCCCGCCAACGCCTACGGCCAGGCGTCGCTGACCTCCGAGCTGGACCTCAACCGCAAGCTGCTGGCCGCACTCACCGACGGCTCGGCGGCCACCCAACAGACCCACCGCCCCCACGGCACTGTGCGCAGGGAAATGCTCGCCACCGTGCTGCACGAGCTGACGCACATTTATGACCGCGCCCGCCTCTGGCCCGCCGCCGAACGCACACTGATCCGTCGCTGCGCCCGGCAAAGCAGCAACGCAGGGCTGATTGGCCTGCCCGATCAGTGCCGCGGGCAGACCGAGCGCCGCTTTACCCTTAGCGATGACCCGCGCCTGCTCGACCTCGCTGGCTGGCAGCAATATGTGGGCCGGCGGGGCGAACGCGAGCAGGACAACCACCAGATCGTGCGCAGCCCGGATCTGTACGAAGTCAGCAGCCCCAAGGAATTTGTCGCGGTCAATATGGAGTACTTCCTCCTCGACCCGGCCTACGCCTGCCGCCGCCCGGCGCTGTATCGCTACTACCAGCAACATTTCGGCTGGGCGCCTGCCGCCAAGGATGAATGCCCCAAGGGCTTTGCCTTCCTCAATGCCGGCAACGATTTCGCCAAGCAGCCGCTGGGGACCGTGGACCCGGAGCGGGTGTACGCCGTCGACTACCTGCTGGCCGAAGCCAACCAGGAATGGGCCAGCCGCTGGGGGCACAGCATGTTGCGCCTGGTGATCTGTGCGCCCGGTCGCCCACGCGGGCCAGACTGCCGACTCGACCTGCAGGAGCATCTGGTGTTGTCCTACCGGGCGTTCGTCAATGACGTACAACTCTCCAGTTGGGACGGCCTGACCGGCGCCTACCCTTCACGACTGTTTGTATTGCCGCTGGCCCAGGTGATCGACGAATACACCAAGACCGAACTGCGCAGCCTGGCGTCGGTGCCGCTCAAGCTCAGCCGAGCGGAAATCGAGGAAGTGGTCGAGCATGCCGCCGAAATGCACTGGAGCTATGACGGCAACTACTATTTCATCTCCAATAACTGCGCGGTCGAAACCCTGAAGCTGCTGCGCAGCGGCAGCGACAATGCCCGGCTCAAGGGCCTGGACAGCATCATGCCCAACGGCCTGCTGGACGTGCTCAAGGCTCGCGGGCTGGCCGATACCAGCGTGCTGGACGATCCCAAGGAAGCGTTGCGCCTGGGGTATCGCTTTGATTCCTACCGCGACCGTTACCAGGCGATGTTCGACGTGCTCAAGACCCGCTTGCCAATCAAGCAGACCACGGTCGAAGACTGGCTGGCCCTGGATGCCGTGCAACGCCGGCCGTGGATCGAGCAGGCCGACCTGCGCGCCAGCGCAGCTTTGTTGCTGCTGGAGCAGGCCAGCTTTCGCCGGCAACTGCTGCTGGCCCAGGACGAGGTCAAACAGAAGTACCTGGGCGCGCGCGCGCTCAAGGATGGCGGCATGGACAAGGCCAACAAGACCCTGCAAGAGATTCTCGCCAGCAGCGGCTTCCTGAGTCGCCCGGCTGAATTGCTCGGTAGCGGCGGCTACGGCCTGCCGCAAGCCAAGGAATGGGAAATGCTCGAGTCCGAAAGCAGCCAGCGCCAGCAGCAACTACTGCGCCTGACCACCGACCTGGACAAGGAAGTGCGCAGCCTGCTGGAACCGGCGCGAGCGGCCGAGATTGCCGCTACTGAAGCCAACGTCAAACAGATCGGTGAACGTTTGCGGGCCATTCACAAGGCCTCGGGTGGGTTGCAGTTGCCTTGA
- a CDS encoding DUF2388 domain-containing protein has translation MRSPLIVATLGLLLLADVAQAQTVVQTSNIIVRAFGRTIDFTSDTTTSIRDSKVVREAHDDAATFVASQGDIRGVQLEAAFSTLRDRVPEARNASDHDLAEAILAL, from the coding sequence ATGCGTAGCCCCCTGATTGTCGCCACCCTTGGCCTGTTGCTGCTGGCCGATGTGGCTCAGGCACAAACCGTCGTGCAAACCAGTAACATCATCGTGCGTGCTTTTGGCCGCACCATCGACTTTACGTCCGACACCACCACCTCGATCCGTGACTCCAAAGTCGTGCGCGAAGCCCACGACGACGCCGCCACTTTCGTCGCCAGCCAGGGCGACATTCGCGGTGTGCAGCTGGAAGCCGCTTTCAGCACCCTGCGCGATCGCGTGCCTGAAGCGCGCAACGCCAGCGATCATGACCTCGCTGAAGCCATCCTCGCACTGTGA